From a single Osmerus eperlanus chromosome 8, fOsmEpe2.1, whole genome shotgun sequence genomic region:
- the hsdl1 gene encoding inactive hydroxysteroid dehydrogenase-like protein 1, producing the protein MAAVDSFSLLYREIARSWHDSCNAGVETLALVGAIYTVSKAVTLARDCCTLVRIHFLPRVVPCNKRLTHRFGQWAVISGVSESIAKAYAEELARQGVNIILVSHDSASLSDTVFSISQTHGVEALLVVADFSKGPEASKLVREALKGKDIGFLVNCVVELQGLPRSLMELSEERLWDSINRNIAATTLMTRLVLPGMVERKRGAVVNIASGACWRPSAGRVALIAATAYQDSFSRALHHEYRFQGIFVQSLMPYRVAPSGPGSTAGSWLVPRPEVYARHAISTLGISHRTTGYWPHTLQYGLVQCIPEWIWVLGSRMIISSS; encoded by the exons ATGGCTGCAGTTGACAGTTTTAGCCTTTTGTACAGAGAAATTGCTCGGTCGTGGCACGATTCATGCAATGCCGGCGTGGAAACACTAGCCTTGGTCGGAGCGATTTATACTGTCAGCAAAGCTGTCACCCTGGCTCGGGACTGCTGCACCTTAGTAAGAATTCACTTCCTTCCACGAGTGGTCCCTTGTAACAAGAGACTGACTCATCGATTTGGTCAGTGGGCTGTTATCTCCG GTGTTTCAGAGTCCATAGCCAAAGCCTATGCTGAAGAGTTGGCCAGGCAAGGTGTCAACATAATCCTTGTCAGCCACGACAGCGCCAGCCTCAGCGACACTGTCTTCTCCATCTCACAGACCCACGGAGTGGAAGCTCTGTTAGTGGTGGCAGACTTCTCCAAGGGCCCTGAAGCCAGCAAGCTTGTCAGGGAAGCCCTGAAGGGGAAGGACATAGGCTTCCTGGTGAACTGTGTGGTGGAGTTGCAGGGGCTCCCCCGGAGCCTGATGGAGCTGTCTGAGGAGAGACTGTGGGATTCCATCAACCGGAACATAGCTGCCACAACGCTAATGACTAGGCTGGTGCTGCCGGGgatggtggagaggaagaggggagccgTGGTCAACATCGCATCTGGAGCCTGCTGGAGGCCCTCGGCTGGCAGAGTTGCTCTCATCGCCGCTACG GCCTACCAGGACAGCTTCTCCAGAGCCCTTCACCATGAGTACAGATTCCAGGGTATATTTGTCCAGAGCTTGATGCCCTACAGAGTAGCTCCCAGCGGCCCAGGGTCCACAGCAGGGAGCTGGCTGGTGCCTCGCCCTGAGGTGTATGCCCGCCATGCTATCTCCACCCTGGGCATCTCTCATAGGACCACGGGATACTGGCCTCATACACTCCAG TATGGACTTGTGCAGTGCATTCCAGAGTGGATTTGGGTTCTGGGATCACGTATGAtcattagctcaagttga
- the gja11 gene encoding gap junction protein, alpha 11, whose product MGEWDLLGRLLDKVQTHSTVVGKVWLSVLFIFRIMVLGAGAEKVWSDEQSDFICNTDQPGCGNVCYDHAFPISHVRFWVLQIISVSTPTLIYLGHVVHVIHIEKKVRERMKQQSQDEHANLFLRKSYKMPKYSNDNGKIHLRGRLLRSYVLHLFAKILLEAGFITGQYFLYGFTLDARYVCRRFPCPHQVDCFLSRPTEKSVFIWFMLVVACISLLLSLVELLYLCIRSVKECMACKQDYTVTPVTPPVLERKAYENRDQMIQNWVNLEMELQSRKFQGAGGVEGGGVEGGGVGGGGQAKSVTSEDNMGEVHI is encoded by the exons ATGGGGGAATGGGATCTGTTGGGCCGTCTCCTGGACAAGGTCCAGACCCACTCCACCGTGGTCGGCAAGGTGTGGCTGAGTGTCCTGTTCATCTTCAGGATCATGGTCCTGGGAGCCGGGGCAGAGAAGGTCTGGAGCGACGAGCAGTCCGACTTCATTTGCAACACGGACCAGCCGGGATGTGGGAATGTGTGCTACGACCACGCCTTCCCCATCTCGCACGTTCGCTTCTGGGTCCTCCAGATCATCTCCGTCTCCACGCCAACACTGATCTACCTGGGCCACGTTGTGCATGTGATCCATATTGAaaagaaagtgagggagaggatgaaacAGCAAAGCCAGGACGAACATGCCAACCTCTTCCTCAGGAAGAGTTATAAG atgCCTAAGTACAGTAATGATAATGGGAAGATTCACCTGCGAGGTCGTCTCCTGAGAAGCTATGTTCTCCATCTGTTTGCCAAGATCCTGCTGGAGGCAGGCTTCATCACAGGCCAGTACTTCCTGTATGGCTTCACCCTCGACGCTCGCTACGTTTGTCGTCGCTTCCCCTGCCCACACCAG GTGGACTGTTTCCTGTCTCGACCTACGGAGAAGAGCGTGTTCATCTGGTTCATGCTGGTGGTGGCGTGCATCTCCCTGCTTCTcagcctggtggagctgctCTACCTGTGCATCCGCTCTGTGAAGGAGTGTATGGCCTGCAAGCAGGACTACACCGTGACCCCAGTGACCCCGCCAGTACTAGAGAGGAAGGCATATGAGAACAGGGACCAGATGATCCAGAACTGGGTCAACCTGGAGATGGAGCTACAGAGCAGAAAGTTTCAGGGGgcgggaggagtggagggaggaggagtggagggaggaggagtggggggggggggtcaggctaAGAGTGTGACATCTGAGGACAACATGGGGGAGGTTCATATctga
- the gja13.1 gene encoding connexin 32.3: MGDWGFLSSLLDKVQTHSTVIGKVWLSVLFLFRIMVLGAGAESVWGDEQSSMICNTKQPGCENVCYDHAFPISHIRFWVLQIIFVSTPTLVYLGHVFHIIHKENKLRERLNANTTGERRKAPKYSDEKGHVKIKGNLLASYMTTIFFRIVLELAFIIGQYYLYGFIMVPMFPCSRAPCPFTVECYMSRPTEKTIFIIFMLVVACVSLLMNVVEVFYLLCTRVRCGKSKRGTHHINSLENPASLSVAPGWGGRLDAEEPLRQNRMNQEIESGQSIGGSLDGA; the protein is encoded by the coding sequence ATGGGTGACTGgggcttcctgtcctctctcctggacAAGGTCCAGACCCACTCCACCGTGATCGGCAAGGTGTGGCTGAGTGTCCTTTTCCTGTTCAGGATCATGGTCCTGGGGGCCGGAGCGGAAAGCGTCTGGGGCGACGAGCAGTCCAGCATGATCTGCAACACCAAGCAGCCCGGTTGCGAGAACGTGTGCTACGACCACGCCTTCCCCATCTCGCACATCCGCTTCTGGGTCCTCCAGATCATCTTTGTTTCCACGCCGACGCTGGTCTACCTTGGCCACGTTTTCCACATCATCCACAAGGAGAACAAGCTGAGGGAGCGTCTCAATGCCAACACGACTGGTGAGCGTCGGAAAGCCCCCAAGTACAGTGATGAGAAAGGACATGTCAAAATCAAGGGAAACCTCCTGGCCAGTTACATGACGACCATTTTCTTCAGGATCGTTCTAGAACTGGCCTTCATCATTGGCCAGTACTATCTCTACGGCTTCATCATGGTTCCCATGTTCCCTTGCTCCAGGGCACCCTGCCCCTTCACTGTGGAGTGCTACATGTCCCGGCCCACAGAGAAGAccatcttcatcatcttcatgCTGGTGGTGGCGTGTGTGTCCCTGCTGATGAACGTCGTTGAGGTCTTCTACCTGCTGTGCACTCGGGTGAGATGTGGTAAATCCAAGAGAGGAACGCACCACATCAACTCGTTGGAGAACCCGGCAAGCCTGTCTGTGGCACCCGGCTGGGGGGGACGACTGGATGCGGAAGAACCGCTGAGGCAGAACAGGATGAACCAGGAGATTGAGAGTGGCCAAAGCATTGGAGGAAGCCTGGATGGAGCCTAA
- the gja12.1 gene encoding gap junction protein, alpha 12.1, whose amino-acid sequence MGEWGFLSSLLDKVQTHSTVIGKVWLSVLFIFRIMVLGAGAEKVWSDEQSSMICNTQQPGCKNVCYDHAFPISHIRFWVLQIIFVSTPTLVYLGHVFHVIHKENKLRERLNASEGDEMVKAPKYSDERGHVKIKGNLLASYITTIFFRIVLELAFIIGQYYLYGFIMVAKIPCSRAPCPFTVECYMSRPTEKTIFIIFMLVVACVSLLMNVVEIFYLLCARVRRRRKAAPSTFTIQRFNGGTLMRNEKLSLHTSSTA is encoded by the coding sequence ATGGGGGAATGgggcttcctgtcctctctcctggacAAGGTCCAGACCCACTCCACCGTGATCGGCAAGGTGTGGCTGAGTGTCCTCTTTATCTTCAGGATCATGGTCCTGGGAGCCGGGGCGGAGAAGGTCTGGAGCGACGAGCAGTCCAGCATGATCTGCAACACTCAGCAGCCCGGTTGTAAAAACGTGTGCTACGACCACGCCTTCCCCATCTCGCACATCCGCTTCTGGGTCCTCCAGATCATCTTCGTTTCCACGCCGACGCTGGTCTACCTTGGCCACGTTTTCCACGTCATCCACAAGGAGAACAAGCTGAGGGAGCGTCTCAATGCCAGCGAGGGTGATGAGATGGTGAAAGCCCCCAAGTACAGTGATGAGAGAGGACATGTGAAAATCAAGGGAAACCTCCTGGCCAGTTACATAACGACCATTTTCTTCAGGATCGTTCTAGAACTGGCCTTCATCATTGGCCAGTACTACCTCTACGGCTTCATCATGGTTGCCAAGATCCCTTGTTCCAGGGCACCCTGCCCCTTCACTGTGGAGTGCTACATGTCCCGGCCCACAGAGAAGAccatcttcatcatcttcatgCTGGTGGTGGCGTGTGTGTCCCTGCTGATGAACGTGGTGGAGATCTTCTACCTGTTGTGCGCTCGGGTGAGACGTCGTCGTAAGGCCGCGCCCTCCACCTTCACCATTCAACGCTTCAATGGTGGAACTCTGATGAGGAACGAGAAGCTCAGTCTACACACATCCAGTACGGCCTAG
- the LOC134024585 gene encoding gap junction Cx32.2 protein-like → MGDWSFLASLLDKVQAHSTVVGKVWLTVLFVFRLLILLAGIDKVWADEQSRMDCNTLSPGCKNACYDHAFPISHMRFWVFQIIFVSIPTLVYLGHVLHIIHKEKKLRRKLQEHKSSYGKLKLPKYTDENGKVHIRGSLLVSYMANIFFKILFEVGFIVGQYYLYGFALPLKIACKGYPCKQHVECFISRPTEKTIFIIFMLVMACVSLLLNVVEMLHVIATKLRCKKKERQSLTGSEMYALKNGLEIRQFDKTTPC, encoded by the exons ATGGGGGACTGGTCGTTCCTGGCCTCTCTTCTGGACAAGGTTCAGGCCCACTCCACAGTGGTGGGGAAGGTCTGGCTGACCGTGCTTTTCGTCTTCAGACTCCTCATCCTCTTAGCTGGGATAGATAAG GTGTGGGCAGATGAGCAATCCCGCATGGACTGCAACACCTTGTCTCCTGGCTGCAAGAACGCCTGCTACGACCAcgccttccccatctcccataTGCGATTCTGGGTCTTCCAGATCATCTTTgtctccatccccaccctcgtGTACCTGGGTCACGTTCTGCACATCATCCACAAGGAGAAGAAGCTCAGACGGAAACTCCAAGAGCACAAAAGCTCCTACGGAAAGTTGAAGCTGCCCAAGTACACGGACGAGAACGGCAAGGTGCACATCAGGGGGTCTCTGCTTGTCAGCTACATGGCTAACATCTTCTTCAAGATCTTGTTTGAGGTGGGCTTCATCGTCGGGCAATACTACCTCtatggcttcgccctgcccctGAAGATAGCCTGTAAAGGGTACCCCTGCAAGCAGCATGTGGAGTGCTTCATCTCCAGGCCCACGGAGAAGAccatcttcatcatcttcatgCTGGTGATGGCCTGCGTGTCTCTGCTGCTTAACGTGGTGGAGATGCTGCACGTCATTGCTACTAAGCTGAGatgcaaaaagaaagaaagacaatcgCTGACCGGGTCAGAGATGTACGCTCTGAAAAATGGGTTGGAGATCCGACAGTTTGACAAGACAACCCCCTGCTGA
- the LOC134024588 gene encoding gap junction Cx32.2 protein-like codes for MGDWSYLSSLLDKVQSHSTPIGKIWMTVLFIFRIMVLGVAANSVWGDEHSDFYCNQNEPGCLNACYDWKFPISHIRFWVLQILFVSTPTLLYLGHAIHVIHQEKKIKEQIQNQNPKVCPGMKKLKYTDDNGKTKIRGVLLRSYFAQLFFKIGLEVAFIVGQYYLYGFIMIPYFKCSIDPCPGGVVECYMSRPTEKTIFIIFMLVVACLSLLLNFIEVFYLICTTRNRTKKALKEAYLMNSAGTPASLYSPICPNTESYPLQTPGASFPEEQKEKDT; via the coding sequence ATGGGGGATTGgtcctacctctcctctctgcttgaCAAGGTCCAGAGTCACTCGACGCCCATCGGCAAGATCTGGATGACCGTCCTCTTCATCTTCCGGATCATGGTTCTGGGCGTTGCAGCAAACAGTGTCTGGGGTGATGAACACTCTGACTTTTACTGCAACCAGAACGAACCTGGCTGCCTGAATGCCTGCTATGACTGGAAGTTCCCCATCTCACACATCCGCTTCTGGGTCCTCCAGATCCTGTTTGTCTCCACACCGACCCTGCTCTACCTGGGTCATGCAATCCACGTGATCCACCAGGAGAAGAAGATAAAGGAACAAATCCAAAACCAGAACCCGAAGGTCTGCCCGGGGATGAAGAAGCTCAAGTACACAGACGACAACGGGAAAACCAAGATCCGAGGTGTTCTCCTGCGCAGCTACTTTGCCCAGCTGTTCTTCAAGATTGGCCTGGAGGTGGCCTTCATTGTGGGCCAGTACTACCTCTACGGCTTCATCATGATCCCCTACTTCAAGTGTTCTATAGACCCCTGTCCAGGCGGTGTGGTGGAGTGCTACATGTCCCGGCCCACAGAGAAGAccatcttcatcatcttcatgCTGGTGGTGGCCTGCTTGTCCTTGCTACTGAACTTCATCGAGGTCTTCTACCTGATTTGCACCACAAGGAATCGAACAAAGAAGGCCTTGAAGGAAGCGTACCTGATGAACTCTGCAGGGACCCCAGCCAGCCTCTACAGTCCCATCTGCCCCAACACGGAGAGTTATCCTCTGCAGACCCCTGGAGCCAGCTTTCCTGaagaacagaaagagaaagataccTGA